CTCTTGACTTTCCTAACCAACCAGAAAGCAGTGAAGGTCCATGGACTCCTGAAAACCTTTGTGAAGCAGACAGACCACATCAATGGAATCCGACAGATAACCAGCGATGATTTCTGCACATTTCAGATGGTCCTTGAAGGTGGCGTGTGCTGTACGGTTACCCTCAACTTTAATGTTCCTGGGGATTTTAAACAAGACGTATCAGTTGTCGGGTCATCTGGTAGACTCATTGTAACGGGGACAGATCTCTATGGACACAGAAACGACTCCTCCGAGCGAGAATTACTTTTAAAAGACTCCACGCCCATCAGCAACTCCCTCTTACCTGAAAAGGCTTTTAGTGACATTCCCTCCCCATATCTGAGAGGGACTATCAAAATGGTACAGGCGGTGCGGCAAGCGTTTGAAGACCAGGAAGACAGGAGAACGTGGGATGGCAGGCCACTGACCATGGCCGCTACCTTCGATGACTGTCTTTATGCTCTTTGTGTAGTAGACACGATAAAAAAATCTAACCagactggtgaatggcagaatataGTAATTATGACCGAGGAGCCAGAGTTAAGCCCGGCTTACTTAATAAGCGAAGCTATGCGCAGGAGCCGCATGTCCTTGTACTGCTAGTAGACTTGGTCTGATGGGGGGATGTATGCTGCTTTGTAGGGCGTTGACGTACCTAGGCAGGTGGTACCCGTCTATGTTATACTGTAACTTAAGCATCTTTCTATTAGTGCTGTGGTTGGAAATGAGCTGAATCCTCTCTTTCCGCAGCACACAAGCTGTGAACATTTATCAGAATGTATTTTAGCACAGGATAAATATCCAGGATTATAGAACATCATTCGTCTTTGGGTTATATATAGAAATTGGTCttcattgcacattttcatggaTGCTGTTTTACCTGTAGAAAATGTGAACTTCAGTTCTATGCTAAAAGTGGTCATCTGTGTCCTGTATCCAGAGTGTGCTGGCTATTACCTTATCAAAGCACATTGCACAAACTCTCACTTGAACCTAGTCCAGTCTGCTGTTAGGATGTGTACTGCTAATTGTAGTTCTGAAGTTCTTTACCATTAACAGGGTTTTCCCCACTATTAATCATTGAACAGATCAGAAAAAGTCAACATTTGCCATTTACATTTGGTAAGCAGTGAAGAGTTACAACATTTACTTGCATAAGGTGGCACCACCCGGTGTTCAAATATAAGAATGTGGACGTCCGTTTACTGAGCCGAGCgctggtggacacacatgctcaatcACTCTTCCCACAGCTAGGTCTCTACATAGTCCTCCTCCGTTCCCTGCGGAGCAGCCAATAGTAATAGCTTTCTTCTCCTTTGGAGTCTCTGGAGTACCATGGTTGTATAGATCAGAAGGTTCCTTCTGCAGGGGAATTAAGAAGAGACTATATTAGGAGCAGCACCAAAGGGGACACATGGAAGCGACAaaaattcttaggctactttcacactagcgtttggtgcggataatatagtacagataatacaaccgtctgcatccgttcagaacggatccgtttgtattatctttaacatagccaaaacgtcttaaacaccattgaaagtcaataggggacggatccgttttctattatgccatattgtgccagtgaaaacggataGATTCCAATAAGGTCATCCCAGGATAGGTCGTCATCCTCAAAACTTACAGTTAAAGCCACATCCTATAAGTTcccatattaaaaaatattgtattGTGACCTACATTTGGGTTGTCTCCCTCTCCCTCCTTTTCATGGGAAAGATAGGAATAACCACAGTAAGCACGGCCTTGGGTGGTCGGAATTACGGAGACATCCAGACGACCAGTGCTCtgctgtttctgtaactcccatagcagtgaatgggagctaaaGAAAACAGTGTAGTACAACAAGTTACTATGTTTCCGTAACTCAGGAGTTCCAGAAGTAGTGTATCTTGCTCTACTATGCTGTTTGCCTAGCTCCCATTCACTGCcatgggagttacagaaacagcgGAGCACCAGCCGCTCGGCCATTTCCATAACTCTTCTTACTGTGGTTCTTCCCATCTTGGCCATGAATTCCTGCTGGCCAGCCTTATTAATACAATTACGAAATAGTCTGGAGCAAAGTACTGAATGCATACTAAAAAGACCCTATAGAAGAGTTTCACAAGGCACATCCTACCATGACTTGGAAGCCTTTGCTCCTGCCACAAACGatgagccttagggtccattcacacatccatgtgtgttttgcggatctgcaaaacacggacacctgcaatgcaccttccgcattttgcggaccgcacatcgccggcacttaatagaaaatgcctaatcttgtccgcaattgcggacaagaataggacatgttctatttttttcgcgaACAGAAATGCAGACCCCGAAGTGCGGatgcgcatttccggatccgggcagcacatcatgcggccctatagaaatgaatgggtccgcaattctgttccgcaaaatgcggaacagaattgcggacgtgtgaatagagcctt
The Bufo gargarizans isolate SCDJY-AF-19 chromosome 2, ASM1485885v1, whole genome shotgun sequence genome window above contains:
- the LOC122928525 gene encoding glucose-fructose oxidoreductase domain-containing protein 1, which produces MLPGVGVFGTSLTSRVIIPLLKDEGFSVKALWGRTQEEAEELAKEMSVPFYTNRIDDVLLHQDVDLVCINLPPPLTKQIAVKTLGIGKNVICDRTATPLDAFRMMSAAHYYPKLMSIMGNVLRFLPAFVKMKQLIQEGYVGELQVCEVQVHSGSLLGKKYNWSCDDLMGGGGLHSVGSYIIDLLTFLTNQKAVKVHGLLKTFVKQTDHINGIRQITSDDFCTFQMVLEGGVCCTVTLNFNVPGDFKQDVSVVGSSGRLIVTGTDLYGHRNDSSERELLLKDSTPISNSLLPEKAFSDIPSPYLRGTIKMVQAVRQAFEDQEDRRTWDGRPLTMAATFDDCLYALCVVDTIKKSNQTGEWQNIVIMTEEPELSPAYLISEAMRRSRMSLYC